A stretch of DNA from Maridesulfovibrio sp.:
AAGCTCAGGGAAGACTACCCGCTTATCATCAACTACACCCGTGGTGATGAGAAGTCATTGCTTGAAACTCTTAGAGAGATTCTGCAGGAACTGCAGAAAAATGTGAGCGCCAATGCCCAGCAGTTGCTTGCTGCAATGGAAAAGAAGAAAAGGGATGCTCTTGAAAAAGGGCAGGCCCTGATTGAGCAAAACAAGGTTTCCGAGGCCCAGAAGCTTTTCAACAAGCTTATCCGTGAGTTCAAGGATGATACGGAGCTGCGGGCTGAAATCGCCGATAAGTTCATCAAATCCGGACTTTACAACGAGGCTCTTGAATATCTGGAACAGGCTCTTGCCAATGATCCGGATGCTATTTTCCTTTATAACCGTATCGGCATTGTTCTGCGTAAAATGAAGGATTTTGAAGCTGCTGAAAAATATTATCTGAAGGCATTGCAGATAAACGACAAGGATGAATACCTTTATTTCAACACCGGTCGACTGTACTATGACTGGCAGAAATGGGACAAGATGGCCGAGGCTGCGGAAAAAGCGGTCGCTATAAATCCCGGTTTTGCAGAAGCTGAAAAAATGCTCAAGTTTGCCATGAAAAAAATAGGCAAGGCATAGCCTGTACGATACAGACTGCAGTGCCTGCCGGAAAAGAAATTACAGGGAGGAGTCCGCATGTGACTTCTCCTTTTTTTATGTCGGAGAAAATAATGAAATATGTACTGCTGGACCGTGACGGAACCATAATTGTGGACACCCATTATTTAAGCGATCCGGAAAAGGTGGAAATGCTTCCCAACGCATTTGAGGGACTCAAAAAGCTTTATGATGCCGGATTCGGTCTGATAGTCGTTACCAACCAGTCCGGCATAGGGCGGGGATATTATCAGGAATCGGACATGCATGCTGTAAATGCGCGCATGGAAAAACTGCTGGCTGAAAGAGGGATTGAACTCTCGGCCATATTTTTCTGTCCGCACGCACCGGATCGTGAATGCGGATGCCGTAAACCGGCCCCCGGGATGTTCGATCAGGCTGTAGAGCGGTTCGGCATGAACCCGCAGGAATGCTACGTTATCGGCGACAAGATCTGCGACATTGAACTCGGGCGTGCCCGGAATGCGAAAAGCATACTGGTCCGGACCGGCAAAGGTGCCGCTGAAGAATCCAAATGCGCGGATTTGGCAACTTACGTGGCCGATGATCTGCTTGATGCCGCCAAATATATCATGGGCCGGGGATAATCCGCCGGCCTAAATCTTCAGTCTGCTAACCCCGTTCGTCGAAAACTCTTTTGGTCTTCCCGAAACTTCTGGGCAGCTGGCCCGGCTTAAGTATTTCCACTGTTGAGCGGACAAGGATGAATTTGCGAATATCATCGCAAATTGACTTTGCCAGATTATCATCATTACTTTCCGAAACACCCGGCTTGCGTTCCACCCGCACTGTCATGTGGTCCAGACCGTCTCTGCGTTCCAGATATATCTGGTATTCGGAACTTGCTTCAGGAAATCCTTCCATCACGGAGGCGATCTGTCCGGGATAGATGTTGACTCCCCGGAAAATGAACATGTCGTCACTGCGACCCGAGATAAGGTCATGGCGCGGCATGGAGCATCCGCAGGAACATTTACCCGGAAGCTTACGGGTCAGGTCGTGGGTGCGGTAGCGAATCAGGGGTGAAGCTTCCTTGTGCAGGGTCGTCACCACCAGTTCTCCTACCTCGCCGTCCGGGACCGGTTTCAAGGTGACCGGGTCGATGATTTCAACGATGTACTCGTCTCCCCAGTAATGTATTCCCTCATGTGCCGGACACTCAACCCCGGCTCCGGGCCCGTATAGTTCGGTCATGCCGGAGATGTCATAGCTGGATTCAAGGCCGAGAGCTTCTTCAAACTGTCTGCGCATTTTAGGTGTATGTGCCTCGCCACCGAAAATGCAGCGTTTCAGTTTCAGCTTGTCGGTAATACCGGCTTTTTGAGCTTCTTCGCCGAGCAGCAGAGCCATTGAAGCGGTAGAGCACAGGCAGGTGACCTCAAGAT
This window harbors:
- the gmhB gene encoding D-glycero-beta-D-manno-heptose 1,7-bisphosphate 7-phosphatase; translated protein: MKYVLLDRDGTIIVDTHYLSDPEKVEMLPNAFEGLKKLYDAGFGLIVVTNQSGIGRGYYQESDMHAVNARMEKLLAERGIELSAIFFCPHAPDRECGCRKPAPGMFDQAVERFGMNPQECYVIGDKICDIELGRARNAKSILVRTGKGAAEESKCADLATYVADDLLDAAKYIMGRG
- a CDS encoding tetratricopeptide repeat protein, whose translation is MSGELTNARKKLSGITSLLKQQKAMAAVQAVYDAVLVILKGGLMKSEREEFQELLENTVHILNSDKKLREDYPLIINYTRGDEKSLLETLREILQELQKNVSANAQQLLAAMEKKKRDALEKGQALIEQNKVSEAQKLFNKLIREFKDDTELRAEIADKFIKSGLYNEALEYLEQALANDPDAIFLYNRIGIVLRKMKDFEAAEKYYLKALQINDKDEYLYFNTGRLYYDWQKWDKMAEAAEKAVAINPGFAEAEKMLKFAMKKIGKA
- a CDS encoding phenylacetate--CoA ligase; translated protein: IHGSSGTTGKRKILSYTQKDLDTWKNMFARCYELAGLSTLDRVQICVGYGLWTAGAGFQLGSEHFGAMTVPVGPGMLEIQLQILVDLEVTCLCSTASMALLLGEEAQKAGITDKLKLKRCIFGGEAHTPKMRRQFEEALGLESSYDISGMTELYGPGAGVECPAHEGIHYWGDEYIVEIIDPVTLKPVPDGEVGELVVTTLHKEASPLIRYRTHDLTRKLPGKCSCGCSMPRHDLISGRSDDMFIFRGVNIYPGQIASVMEGFPEASSEYQIYLERRDGLDHMTVRVERKPGVSESNDDNLAKSICDDIRKFILVRSTVEILKPGQLPRSFGKTKRVFDERG